Proteins from a single region of Crassaminicella profunda:
- a CDS encoding S-layer homology domain-containing protein — translation MKTNKKFFSFLLVVLMIATTILPSFAAGIQIKPFDEKYTKDTYRSGQWLTLTADEGQDGHMKWYKIDSNGESLDWNTKDKTRNYYIYSFKDKLLNDTGKSVTSVVYAVYETVSGSVYQSVEIPVEPDPKPLELVEVHPNYEEIGVKKDGEISLVFNQPVEFNKDGTASRKIRIRYDENKDGNVRQYYPNRNASYKNKLIFSNETPNKVILQICDEEGNPIQLKENHSYKIDVFSGWIQAKDHNPYLKRDYYSNKMIKFGFDTKVIPVSLQINPPNKTIYTGESFQLSLTAVDEEGRNVADYQPAWGTSNPGVAMVSPEGILQARTSGKVTITASVKEKEGISTSIDVEIKKGNEYGEKIKAAIDGAAEVALDNQYSMDWVALGLARAGKSQMIPKDYFESTIKELKAKEAAEKDKIAAPTEYERKVLGVLAAGGNPRNIGGYDLVEKTYSGDLEGQGINSVIFGLIALDAGEFHVPKDARWTREKLIQNLLDNECTYTKDEKELIGGWALKTDANPNPPSDPDITGMAMTALAPYNNDEYPKVKEAIGRAVEYLAATQQDSGGYFSWNTANSEACAQAIMGLCTNGIDPSSEKFTKNGNNLLDALLSFELPNHGGFAHMIVNDELKLNGMSNEQALYALDQYMYYLEGKGSIYHWGKDNIAPTIEVENLPEEIVSEEGKLQFDVYVKDNRDGDIVPQVKFDNQVIPKNGAGKYEIVLKEGKNTITVVATDASNNKIEKEYTIIRYKQIYQTGQNIALKENVPIKIEGIDGTIDIDLGAMNVENEAALNVTDETQNEAYQPSEDIGLKVAGQIINFDFKGIHVDQQHPATLRLSAKEGINPSKASLYYFNKETKKWEYVPSAYKEGKLIAQVTHFSVYGILVDEKAPENVRVQSKMVASDKVLLNLSAEDDSLVKEYQIFRDDYSEEEPAIIARTNQFLDDEVQPNTKYQYKIKAVDVFGNISDFSEALEITTPKEGTSGEGEEPEEKRESVYIRIEGYDHTILPRTKITVPLFDLTEYLRKGTGDTATDDGNWGVDQFKSPTVAHAIVKALENNGISYDFQDYGWGLYIAMIDGEREKDHKGMSGWLYRINGSLAQVGCQGTNISEDDEIVWYYGAYGFDNVYTKMTADQTSVGVGGEVKIHADGYENGFSNNVRPLKDATVLVNGEPFEMDGKVVKTDREGNATLKFDKNGMYEISLIRYAERGKRYIDIARPVPISIKVGTGESSSPEQKLENAEYKEESKIVSDKNAKESEVVKAVDDAAEKLSKNADAVKSEEDAKKLISHGKDVSKIIEKAIERVKNEESAKDIAKESTKIINLLGKSAEKLTKEEDKKDISKIIEDNIDITLKAMDKIKNQTDLNDIVSNVIDNIKNISKNIGEKNEKNMMKKVIKIAEKAVEKATIKEIDTQKIVIEKEKAIVTVDKGTIKEIAKNTDITVKEIKKILKKNGLESKKKVENEVMIKIPKADQKEIEAKLPKEMMKVLKENDIKQAHIKIETTIFTLTQDTFEEKDKEIALSSKAIDRNGLTTLQKNKVPKGCMVVDLNAKVGEEKVSNFNEPISVSIQYKGEVKKGETVQVFLLNDNGTIESMGGTYDSDTKMVTFEAPHFSKYFAKKANEDEIVEVKVTFKDLAGYEWAKEAIEAMAKEKIINGRKTGIFDPSANITRAEFATLVTKMMGYPTEEMNLSFKDVSKDAWYYDYVGAAYKNGLINGRSETVFDPNGNITRQEMAVIVAKVLEKKGYEKSSLDHLNIFKDTENIASWAKDSVSLCVKEKIISGMGDGNFAPKENANRAQAATMLYKIYNLINK, via the coding sequence ATGAAAACAAATAAAAAGTTTTTTAGTTTTTTATTAGTAGTATTAATGATAGCTACAACCATTTTGCCATCATTTGCAGCTGGTATTCAGATAAAACCATTTGATGAAAAATATACAAAGGATACATATCGTTCAGGGCAGTGGCTTACCCTAACAGCAGATGAAGGTCAAGATGGGCATATGAAATGGTACAAAATAGATTCAAATGGTGAAAGCTTAGATTGGAATACAAAAGATAAGACAAGAAATTATTATATTTATTCTTTTAAAGATAAGCTTCTTAATGATACAGGAAAAAGCGTTACGTCAGTAGTTTATGCTGTATATGAAACTGTTAGTGGCTCTGTATACCAATCCGTAGAGATCCCTGTTGAACCAGATCCTAAGCCTTTAGAATTAGTAGAGGTACATCCTAATTATGAAGAAATAGGAGTAAAGAAAGATGGAGAAATTAGTCTTGTATTTAATCAGCCTGTAGAATTTAATAAAGACGGTACAGCTTCTAGAAAAATTAGAATTAGATATGATGAAAATAAAGATGGCAATGTAAGACAATATTATCCAAATAGAAATGCTTCTTACAAAAATAAATTAATATTTAGCAATGAAACACCTAATAAAGTTATCCTACAAATATGTGATGAAGAAGGAAATCCTATTCAGTTAAAAGAAAATCACTCATACAAAATTGATGTTTTTAGTGGGTGGATTCAAGCAAAGGATCACAATCCATATTTAAAAAGGGATTATTATAGCAATAAAATGATTAAATTTGGATTTGATACAAAAGTAATTCCTGTAAGTCTCCAAATCAATCCACCTAATAAAACCATCTACACAGGGGAAAGTTTCCAATTAAGTCTTACAGCAGTAGATGAGGAAGGAAGAAATGTAGCTGATTATCAACCTGCATGGGGAACAAGTAACCCAGGTGTGGCAATGGTTTCTCCAGAGGGTATTCTTCAAGCAAGAACTTCAGGAAAAGTAACCATCACAGCATCTGTAAAAGAGAAGGAAGGAATTAGCACATCCATAGATGTTGAAATTAAAAAAGGCAATGAATATGGTGAAAAAATAAAAGCAGCAATAGATGGAGCAGCAGAAGTAGCATTAGATAATCAATATAGTATGGACTGGGTTGCTTTAGGACTTGCAAGAGCTGGAAAAAGCCAAATGATTCCTAAAGATTACTTTGAAAGCACCATAAAAGAATTAAAAGCAAAAGAGGCAGCAGAAAAAGATAAGATTGCAGCTCCTACAGAATATGAAAGAAAAGTTTTAGGAGTTCTTGCAGCAGGAGGAAATCCAAGAAATATAGGTGGATATGATTTAGTAGAAAAAACATATAGTGGAGATTTAGAAGGACAAGGAATCAATTCTGTTATCTTTGGATTGATTGCATTAGATGCAGGAGAGTTTCATGTACCAAAGGATGCAAGATGGACAAGAGAAAAATTAATACAAAATCTATTAGATAATGAATGTACTTATACAAAGGATGAAAAAGAGTTAATCGGTGGATGGGCATTAAAAACAGATGCAAATCCAAATCCACCATCAGACCCAGATATAACAGGGATGGCAATGACGGCACTTGCACCATATAATAACGATGAATATCCTAAAGTAAAAGAAGCAATAGGTAGAGCTGTAGAATATTTAGCAGCAACGCAACAAGATAGCGGTGGATATTTTTCTTGGAATACAGCCAATTCAGAAGCTTGTGCACAAGCAATCATGGGACTTTGCACAAATGGAATCGATCCATCATCAGAAAAATTCACAAAAAATGGAAATAATTTATTAGATGCATTATTAAGCTTTGAACTTCCTAATCATGGTGGCTTTGCTCATATGATAGTAAATGATGAGTTGAAGCTAAATGGAATGTCAAATGAACAAGCTTTATATGCATTAGATCAATATATGTATTATCTAGAAGGAAAAGGTTCCATTTATCATTGGGGAAAAGACAATATAGCACCAACTATAGAAGTTGAAAATCTTCCAGAGGAAATCGTAAGTGAAGAAGGTAAACTGCAATTTGATGTGTATGTAAAAGATAATCGTGATGGAGATATTGTGCCACAGGTGAAGTTTGACAATCAAGTGATTCCAAAAAATGGAGCAGGAAAATATGAGATTGTTCTCAAAGAAGGTAAAAATACAATTACTGTTGTGGCAACAGATGCTTCAAATAATAAGATTGAAAAAGAATATACGATTATAAGATATAAACAAATTTATCAAACAGGTCAAAATATTGCATTAAAGGAAAATGTACCAATAAAAATAGAAGGTATAGATGGAACAATAGATATAGACCTTGGAGCGATGAATGTAGAAAATGAAGCAGCATTAAATGTAACGGATGAGACTCAAAATGAAGCTTATCAGCCGAGTGAAGATATAGGATTAAAAGTAGCTGGGCAGATTATCAATTTTGATTTTAAAGGAATACATGTTGATCAGCAACACCCAGCCACATTGAGATTATCTGCAAAAGAGGGAATAAATCCTTCTAAAGCTTCTTTATATTATTTTAATAAAGAAACAAAAAAATGGGAGTATGTTCCTAGTGCATATAAAGAAGGAAAACTTATTGCACAGGTAACACATTTTTCTGTTTATGGAATATTAGTAGATGAAAAGGCACCAGAAAACGTTCGTGTACAAAGTAAAATGGTTGCTTCAGATAAAGTGTTACTAAATTTATCAGCAGAGGATGATTCATTAGTAAAAGAATATCAAATCTTTAGAGATGATTATTCTGAAGAAGAACCTGCTATTATAGCTCGCACCAATCAATTCTTAGATGATGAAGTACAACCCAATACAAAATATCAATATAAAATCAAAGCAGTAGATGTATTTGGAAATATTTCTGATTTTAGTGAAGCACTAGAGATTACTACACCAAAGGAAGGTACTTCCGGTGAAGGAGAAGAACCAGAAGAAAAAAGAGAAAGTGTATATATACGTATAGAAGGATATGATCATACGATTTTACCAAGAACCAAAATAACAGTACCTTTATTTGATCTTACTGAGTATCTAAGAAAAGGAACAGGTGATACTGCTACAGATGATGGAAATTGGGGAGTAGATCAATTCAAATCTCCTACAGTAGCCCACGCTATTGTAAAAGCATTAGAAAATAATGGTATAAGCTATGATTTCCAAGATTATGGATGGGGATTATATATAGCTATGATTGATGGTGAAAGAGAAAAAGATCACAAAGGCATGTCTGGTTGGCTGTATAGAATTAATGGTAGCTTAGCACAAGTAGGTTGCCAAGGCACAAATATAAGTGAGGATGATGAAATTGTTTGGTACTATGGAGCCTATGGATTTGATAATGTATATACAAAAATGACTGCGGATCAAACGTCTGTAGGCGTAGGTGGAGAAGTAAAAATTCATGCAGATGGATATGAAAATGGATTTAGTAATAATGTACGTCCATTAAAAGATGCAACTGTTTTAGTAAATGGAGAGCCTTTTGAAATGGATGGAAAAGTAGTGAAAACGGATAGGGAAGGAAACGCTACATTGAAATTTGATAAAAATGGCATGTATGAAATTTCGTTAATTCGATATGCTGAAAGAGGCAAACGATATATAGATATCGCAAGACCTGTACCAATTAGCATTAAAGTAGGAACAGGAGAATCAAGTTCTCCTGAACAAAAGTTAGAAAATGCAGAATATAAAGAGGAAAGCAAAATTGTTAGTGATAAAAATGCCAAAGAGAGTGAAGTAGTAAAAGCAGTAGATGATGCTGCGGAGAAGTTAAGTAAAAATGCAGATGCAGTAAAATCAGAAGAAGATGCTAAAAAATTAATCAGTCATGGAAAAGATGTTTCAAAAATTATAGAAAAGGCCATAGAAAGAGTCAAAAATGAAGAAAGTGCAAAGGATATAGCCAAAGAGAGTACAAAGATTATAAATCTTCTAGGAAAATCAGCTGAAAAATTAACAAAAGAAGAAGATAAAAAAGATATCAGTAAAATAATAGAAGATAATATAGACATCACATTAAAAGCAATGGATAAAATAAAAAATCAAACAGATCTAAATGATATTGTAAGTAATGTGATAGATAATATTAAGAACATCTCTAAAAATATTGGAGAGAAAAACGAAAAAAATATGATGAAAAAGGTAATAAAGATAGCAGAAAAAGCAGTTGAAAAAGCAACTATAAAAGAAATCGACACACAAAAAATAGTAATAGAAAAAGAAAAGGCTATAGTAACAGTAGATAAGGGTACAATAAAAGAAATAGCTAAAAATACAGATATTACAGTAAAAGAGATCAAAAAAATACTAAAGAAAAATGGTCTTGAAAGTAAAAAGAAAGTGGAAAATGAAGTAATGATTAAAATACCAAAAGCAGACCAAAAAGAAATAGAAGCTAAATTACCTAAAGAAATGATGAAAGTATTGAAGGAAAATGATATAAAACAAGCACATATTAAGATAGAAACAACTATATTTACTTTAACTCAAGATACTTTTGAAGAAAAAGATAAAGAAATTGCTTTAAGTTCAAAAGCTATTGATCGAAATGGTCTAACTACTCTTCAAAAAAATAAAGTACCAAAAGGATGCATGGTAGTAGATCTAAATGCTAAGGTTGGAGAAGAAAAGGTAAGCAATTTCAATGAACCAATCAGTGTAAGCATTCAATATAAAGGAGAAGTGAAAAAAGGAGAAACTGTACAAGTATTCTTACTAAATGATAATGGTACTATTGAAAGTATGGGTGGAACATATGATTCAGATACAAAAATGGTAACCTTTGAGGCGCCTCATTTTAGTAAATACTTTGCTAAGAAAGCAAATGAAGATGAAATAGTAGAAGTAAAAGTAACCTTTAAGGATCTTGCAGGTTATGAATGGGCAAAAGAAGCTATTGAAGCTATGGCAAAGGAAAAAATTATCAATGGTCGAAAGACTGGAATATTTGATCCATCAGCAAATATTACAAGAGCAGAATTTGCTACATTAGTAACAAAGATGATGGGATATCCTACAGAAGAGATGAATCTATCATTTAAAGATGTATCAAAAGATGCTTGGTACTATGATTACGTAGGAGCAGCGTATAAAAATGGATTGATCAATGGTAGAAGTGAAACCGTATTTGATCCAAATGGAAACATCACAAGACAAGAAATGGCAGTGATCGTTGCAAAAGTTCTAGAGAAAAAAGGATATGAAAAATCAAGCTTAGATCATTTAAATATATTTAAAGATACTGAAAATATTGCATCTTGGGCAAAAGATTCTGTAAGTCTTTGCGTAAAAGAAAAAATCATCAGTGGAATGGGTGATGGAAACTTCGCACCAAAAGAAAATGCAAATAGAGCACAAGCTGCTACAATGCTTTATAAGATTTACAATTTAATCAACAAATAA
- a CDS encoding nitrogenase component 1: MNLLKQIAVYGKGGIGKSTISSNLSAALAMKNQKVLQIGCDPKHDSTRLLLGGEKITTVLDYIKVTAPDEWSLEDVLFKGYKGVDCVEAGGPKPGVGCAGRGILTTFDLLEKLDIKKIEHDLIIYDVLGDVVCGGFAVPIRHEYADVVYIITSGEFMAIYAANNILKGIKNYDEGLKRVGGIIFNQRGIEGENERIKKFAESVKLPICEIFPRSDEFTKAEKMGIPLVEMEHSSIATKFLKLAERIVNHEELNEAFPLTDEELEKQVLGNKMNVYKNKHIESFTKKEKQVENQKEKDEENLKPNQFFSKNVLMREPLHGCAFAGAVNIAVQIQDAITIAHGPRSCAHITYQAITSTGRRSLFERGTLMNSQIIPPLVSSEMNEGVMVFGGMEELKNKINHLKKYDPSAIFVITTCPSGIIGDDVETTRAMGNTKQPIIPIKTDGNITGDFLQGMINAYIEIARGLIKKDIKEKEDMVNIIAEKSIAKNTETNFETMKKLLVAMDIGINCRFICRTKVQDIQNFLKAKVNILAYEDYMGRMMKNFLQEEYDAQFLESPFPVGFSETKNWLYKIADTFDKKEKVHPVIEEYENLYEEEIEKIKPYLKGKKLMIVTYNHHIDWILETALKLEMHIVKLCILNFSQENLFKTKFEDQFKIELNYDQNKRSEDIKALSPDIVISNYTSNALDGAAMTDTIPLCPDVGFFSGLNLARRWAGLFKMNLREGWKEDEGLFSKYYAR; encoded by the coding sequence GTGAACCTATTGAAACAAATAGCCGTTTATGGAAAGGGCGGTATTGGAAAATCTACGATTTCTTCAAATTTATCTGCTGCCCTTGCCATGAAAAATCAAAAGGTACTTCAGATAGGGTGTGATCCTAAGCATGATTCTACAAGACTTTTATTAGGCGGAGAAAAGATTACTACCGTTCTTGATTATATAAAGGTCACAGCACCAGATGAGTGGAGCCTTGAGGATGTATTGTTCAAAGGATATAAAGGAGTGGATTGTGTTGAAGCGGGAGGACCAAAACCAGGAGTTGGCTGTGCTGGAAGAGGGATTCTTACTACCTTTGATTTATTAGAAAAGCTAGATATAAAAAAAATAGAGCACGATCTGATTATCTATGATGTATTGGGAGATGTGGTATGTGGAGGCTTTGCAGTACCTATTCGTCATGAATATGCAGATGTTGTATATATTATAACTTCTGGAGAATTTATGGCTATCTATGCAGCAAACAATATCTTAAAGGGAATCAAAAATTATGATGAAGGGCTAAAAAGAGTTGGAGGAATCATTTTTAACCAAAGGGGAATAGAAGGGGAAAATGAACGAATCAAGAAATTTGCAGAGAGTGTTAAATTACCTATATGCGAAATTTTCCCAAGGAGCGATGAGTTTACAAAAGCTGAAAAAATGGGGATTCCCTTAGTAGAAATGGAGCATTCTTCTATAGCTACGAAATTTTTAAAGCTAGCAGAAAGAATTGTTAATCATGAAGAATTGAATGAAGCTTTTCCTCTTACAGATGAAGAACTTGAAAAACAGGTACTAGGAAACAAAATGAATGTATATAAAAATAAACATATAGAAAGCTTTACAAAAAAGGAAAAACAAGTTGAGAATCAAAAAGAGAAGGATGAAGAGAATTTAAAACCTAATCAATTTTTCTCAAAAAATGTATTAATGAGAGAACCTCTTCATGGATGTGCTTTCGCTGGTGCTGTAAATATAGCTGTACAAATACAGGATGCCATCACCATTGCCCATGGACCAAGAAGCTGTGCCCATATTACTTATCAAGCCATTACCTCTACAGGAAGAAGAAGCCTTTTTGAAAGAGGAACTTTAATGAATAGTCAAATTATCCCACCCCTTGTAAGTTCAGAGATGAATGAAGGTGTTATGGTATTTGGAGGAATGGAGGAGCTTAAAAATAAAATCAATCATCTAAAAAAATATGATCCTTCTGCTATATTTGTGATCACTACCTGCCCTTCTGGGATTATTGGAGATGATGTAGAGACTACGAGAGCTATGGGAAATACAAAGCAACCTATTATTCCCATAAAAACAGATGGAAATATTACAGGAGATTTTTTACAGGGAATGATCAATGCCTATATTGAAATAGCAAGGGGGCTAATCAAAAAAGACATAAAGGAAAAAGAAGATATGGTAAATATTATTGCTGAAAAATCTATTGCAAAGAATACAGAGACAAATTTTGAAACCATGAAAAAACTTTTAGTAGCTATGGATATTGGGATTAATTGTAGATTCATTTGTAGGACAAAGGTTCAAGACATTCAAAACTTTTTAAAGGCAAAGGTAAATATATTAGCTTATGAGGATTATATGGGAAGAATGATGAAAAACTTTTTACAAGAAGAATATGATGCTCAATTTTTAGAAAGTCCATTTCCTGTAGGCTTTTCAGAAACGAAAAATTGGCTGTATAAAATAGCTGATACCTTTGATAAAAAAGAAAAAGTTCATCCTGTCATTGAAGAATACGAAAACCTTTATGAAGAAGAAATTGAAAAAATAAAACCTTATCTAAAAGGGAAAAAGTTGATGATTGTTACTTATAATCATCATATAGACTGGATACTTGAAACGGCTTTAAAGCTCGAGATGCATATTGTTAAGCTATGCATACTCAATTTTTCTCAAGAAAATCTTTTTAAAACAAAATTTGAGGATCAATTTAAAATTGAACTAAATTATGATCAAAACAAGAGAAGTGAAGATATCAAGGCTTTAAGCCCTGATATTGTGATTTCCAATTATACTTCTAATGCTTTAGATGGAGCAGCTATGACAGATACCATCCCCCTTTGTCCAGATGTAGGATTTTTTAGTGGATTGAATTTAGCAAGAAGGTGGGCAGGACTTTTTAAAATGAATTTAAGGGAAGGGTGGAAAGAAGATGAAGGATTGTTTTCAAAATATTATGCCCGATAG
- a CDS encoding nitrogenase component 1 → MKDCFQNIMPDSLTGALFAVEGIKDAAVILNGPTGCKFYHSAISDYQFPRELSFDPLNYPEEFYFGQPRIPCTYLDGYDYVYGSSEKLEKMLRDIEGKGHKLVAVVNSPGAALIGDDLNRFLKNEVKDTLCFSIESTGFSGEFGDGFQKAVIKILEAIPMKPRKIIPKSVNLVGISINNKYYEGNIKEIERLLNLCGIKVISTLCAGDDFDTIKNSNQAALNVVLYPEYGLELAKWMEKEYHMPYVFCEDGVPIGFESTENFIKNICEKLGVDPSYSLEEIQKARARSFLYLSRFNSLTGLPKGASFSIKGEGSVAYAMTNWLYSYLGMIPASIQLSGSNDKKFKEKLYAFLEEIGFEDTLESNIYSKDAEIVFADGNTIAQLRLKNKSFTGVEIALPSLGYIDVTPKAMMGIKGALMFVEQVINGLQFS, encoded by the coding sequence ATGAAGGATTGTTTTCAAAATATTATGCCCGATAGCTTAACAGGGGCTTTATTTGCAGTGGAAGGGATTAAAGATGCAGCAGTGATTCTTAATGGACCTACTGGATGTAAATTTTATCATAGTGCCATATCAGATTATCAATTTCCAAGGGAATTATCCTTTGATCCATTAAATTATCCAGAAGAATTTTATTTTGGACAACCTAGAATTCCATGTACCTACCTTGATGGGTATGATTATGTTTATGGTTCAAGTGAAAAATTAGAAAAGATGTTAAGAGATATAGAAGGGAAGGGGCACAAATTAGTAGCTGTAGTGAATTCTCCAGGAGCAGCTTTGATTGGAGATGATTTGAATCGCTTTTTAAAAAATGAAGTAAAAGATACGCTATGCTTTTCAATAGAAAGTACTGGTTTTTCAGGGGAGTTTGGAGATGGTTTTCAGAAGGCAGTGATCAAAATATTAGAAGCAATTCCGATGAAGCCTAGAAAAATTATTCCAAAGAGCGTGAATCTTGTAGGCATATCTATTAACAACAAATATTATGAAGGAAATATAAAAGAAATCGAAAGGCTTTTAAATCTTTGTGGTATTAAGGTGATCTCTACTCTTTGCGCAGGAGATGATTTTGATACTATAAAAAATAGTAATCAAGCAGCTTTAAATGTTGTATTATATCCAGAATATGGCTTAGAACTTGCTAAATGGATGGAAAAAGAATACCATATGCCCTATGTATTTTGTGAAGATGGCGTACCTATTGGATTTGAAAGCACAGAAAATTTTATAAAAAATATATGTGAAAAGCTAGGCGTAGATCCTTCTTATTCACTAGAAGAAATACAAAAGGCAAGGGCAAGAAGCTTTTTATACCTATCCAGATTCAATTCTCTTACGGGACTACCTAAGGGAGCATCCTTTTCTATTAAGGGAGAAGGTTCTGTTGCATATGCTATGACAAATTGGCTTTATAGCTATTTAGGAATGATTCCGGCATCTATTCAGCTATCAGGAAGTAATGACAAAAAATTTAAAGAGAAATTGTATGCTTTTTTAGAGGAAATAGGATTTGAAGATACACTTGAAAGCAATATTTATTCAAAAGATGCAGAGATAGTTTTTGCAGATGGAAATACTATTGCGCAGCTTAGGCTAAAGAATAAAAGCTTCACAGGGGTTGAAATTGCATTGCCTTCCTTAGGATATATAGATGTAACTCCTAAAGCCATGATGGGCATAAAAGGTGCATTGATGTTTGTAGAGCAGGTAATCAATGGATTACAATTTTCATAA
- a CDS encoding DUF2292 domain-containing protein gives MNKENIKVNVNQKEKNLIELIRGTEYGEIRIIVQDKYPIRVEEIKKSIKL, from the coding sequence TTGAATAAAGAAAATATAAAGGTGAATGTAAATCAAAAGGAAAAAAATCTTATTGAATTAATACGTGGGACCGAATATGGTGAAATTCGTATTATTGTACAAGATAAATATCCAATAAGAGTAGAAGAAATAAAAAAATCAATCAAGTTATAA
- a CDS encoding DUF4430 domain-containing protein, which translates to MKKVFSLMLVLTLVLGLAGVQAFAAGGIEDITFNDANKFTIGTEVGELIEYTVKGLEVNDGSYTKVEISDPQNIHWTTSNAAVVDFDGSASGAAVTVEAIEEGTATITATYNGMSVESHVTVSPKSSTATVKNVNMKVIFPGKDKLQNPSQVSDNELLDSIDVTIPELTNFSLKDIYGSSYNDSAVMQDKVTAMHAFLYALEEKCDPEGHTDGWDWVRENVTVGYSGNFVSKVGVYENFGMTGWMYKVNNVLPMVGAAQYELKNGDQEKWGFATWGEEW; encoded by the coding sequence ATGAAAAAAGTATTTTCGTTGATGTTAGTATTAACACTTGTTTTAGGTCTTGCAGGGGTACAAGCCTTTGCAGCTGGAGGAATTGAGGATATTACTTTTAATGATGCTAATAAGTTTACAATAGGTACAGAAGTTGGTGAGTTGATTGAATATACAGTAAAAGGTTTAGAGGTGAATGATGGAAGCTACACAAAAGTAGAAATTTCAGATCCACAAAATATTCATTGGACAACTTCTAATGCAGCTGTAGTAGATTTTGATGGAAGTGCATCAGGGGCAGCAGTAACAGTTGAAGCTATAGAAGAAGGAACAGCAACAATTACAGCAACTTATAATGGAATGTCTGTTGAAAGTCATGTAACTGTATCCCCTAAAAGCAGTACAGCAACAGTAAAAAATGTAAATATGAAAGTAATTTTCCCTGGAAAAGATAAATTACAAAATCCAAGTCAAGTAAGTGATAATGAATTATTAGATAGTATTGATGTGACTATTCCAGAATTAACTAATTTTTCATTAAAAGATATTTATGGATCAAGCTACAATGATTCTGCTGTAATGCAGGATAAAGTAACTGCTATGCATGCATTTTTGTACGCTTTAGAGGAAAAATGTGATCCAGAAGGACATACTGATGGTTGGGATTGGGTAAGAGAAAATGTTACAGTTGGTTATAGTGGTAATTTTGTTTCAAAGGTTGGGGTTTATGAAAACTTTGGAATGACCGGATGGATGTACAAAGTAAACAATGTATTACCGATGGTTGGAGCCGCTCAATATGAATTAAAGAACGGAGACCAAGAAAAATGGGGATTTGCTACTTGGGGTGAAGAGTGGTAA